A stretch of Fimbriimonadaceae bacterium DNA encodes these proteins:
- a CDS encoding DEAD/DEAH box helicase, with protein sequence MNPLDRLREDELLASQIASIQVTEPRPPKWGSLRHALHPRLAERLEATGRGRLYAHQALAVDAALDGRDVVVVTGTNSGKTLCTHLPAIHACLAEPAARALFLFPTKALAQDQLGKLEELCPPDVWPATYDGDTPKYKRTTIRKGAHIVLTNPDMLHVGILPGHETWAKFLKSLRVIVIDEMHVYRGVFGSHVGNVLRRLIRLCEWHRSRPQIIACSATIGNPTELFRKLTGRHAAVVDEDGSPQARRTFVFWNPPTLDDASRASPNLVTSEILATLVENGLTTLAFCRSRITAELVLQYARRRLERGGTPPSSIESYRAGYTAKERRGIERALFSGELKGLAATNAMELGVDIGGLDAVILNGYPGTVSSFWQQAGRAGRGSREGLAIFVAHEDPLEQFLVREPQLVLEAAVESVSANPENPRILAQQLRCAAHERPLAPSELDAFGPHALDVAEALEDEGVLERRGGVFFNPAHEAPAPGVDIRSGGGGTVLLIHNGEELGSMERWRALEHAHEGAVYLHRGISYLVTELDLDTCEAHVVQKDVDYYTQPLTQSILESGERIEEEAWGRHLARWGALRVTDSVEGFRRIAHDGARVLSVESLELPTQSFDTLGIHLSLPEADDPEESMRRAAELHGLEHALMAVAPLLAGCDREDLGSTWYALFPETLAPALFVFDRAPGGVGLCESLWSRRGDWASAARRLLSGCPCRDGCPACLLSPRCPSGNEVLDKQGALRLLAELLEPSA encoded by the coding sequence ATGAACCCGCTCGACCGCCTGCGCGAGGACGAGCTCTTGGCCTCGCAGATCGCCTCCATCCAGGTGACGGAGCCGCGGCCCCCGAAGTGGGGCTCGCTTCGCCACGCGCTGCACCCACGGCTCGCCGAGCGGCTGGAGGCGACCGGGCGCGGGCGGCTGTACGCCCACCAGGCGCTGGCCGTGGACGCGGCCCTCGACGGACGCGACGTCGTGGTCGTCACCGGCACGAACAGCGGCAAGACCCTGTGCACCCACCTTCCGGCCATCCACGCGTGCCTCGCCGAACCGGCCGCGCGCGCCCTGTTTCTTTTCCCGACCAAGGCCCTCGCCCAAGACCAACTTGGCAAACTCGAGGAGCTCTGTCCCCCAGACGTGTGGCCCGCCACCTACGACGGCGACACACCGAAGTACAAGCGGACCACGATCCGAAAGGGGGCCCACATCGTCCTCACAAATCCGGACATGCTGCACGTCGGCATCCTTCCGGGGCACGAGACCTGGGCGAAGTTCCTGAAATCCCTCCGCGTGATCGTGATCGACGAGATGCATGTGTATCGGGGGGTGTTCGGCTCCCACGTCGGCAATGTCCTCCGAAGGCTGATCCGCCTGTGCGAATGGCATCGCAGCCGCCCGCAGATCATCGCGTGCAGCGCGACCATCGGCAATCCCACCGAGCTGTTCCGAAAGCTCACGGGCCGGCACGCGGCGGTCGTGGACGAGGACGGATCGCCCCAAGCGCGCCGCACCTTCGTCTTTTGGAACCCACCGACCCTCGACGACGCGTCCCGGGCGAGCCCGAACCTGGTGACTTCCGAAATCCTGGCGACCTTGGTGGAAAACGGGCTCACGACCCTGGCGTTTTGCAGGTCGCGCATCACCGCCGAACTGGTCCTCCAGTACGCGCGGCGCCGGTTGGAGCGGGGCGGCACGCCCCCCTCATCCATCGAGAGCTACCGGGCCGGCTACACGGCCAAGGAGCGCCGCGGGATCGAGAGGGCCCTCTTCTCCGGTGAGCTGAAGGGGCTCGCCGCCACGAACGCGATGGAGCTCGGGGTCGACATCGGAGGCCTCGACGCCGTGATCCTCAACGGCTACCCGGGAACGGTCTCCAGCTTCTGGCAGCAGGCGGGACGCGCGGGGCGCGGCTCGCGCGAAGGGCTGGCGATCTTCGTCGCCCACGAAGACCCGCTCGAGCAGTTTCTCGTCCGAGAGCCCCAACTGGTGCTCGAAGCCGCCGTGGAGAGCGTGTCGGCCAATCCCGAGAACCCGCGCATCCTCGCCCAGCAACTGCGGTGCGCGGCGCACGAACGTCCGCTCGCGCCTTCCGAGTTGGACGCGTTCGGCCCCCATGCGCTGGACGTCGCCGAAGCGCTCGAAGACGAGGGCGTCCTGGAACGGCGGGGGGGCGTCTTTTTCAACCCCGCCCACGAGGCGCCCGCCCCCGGCGTCGACATTCGGTCCGGCGGGGGAGGGACGGTCCTCCTGATCCACAACGGCGAGGAGCTGGGCTCGATGGAGCGATGGCGCGCGCTCGAGCACGCGCACGAGGGGGCCGTGTACCTCCACCGGGGCATCAGCTATCTGGTCACCGAACTCGACCTGGACACCTGCGAGGCCCACGTGGTGCAGAAGGACGTCGACTACTACACCCAGCCGCTGACCCAATCGATCTTGGAGTCCGGCGAACGGATCGAGGAGGAAGCCTGGGGACGCCACCTCGCGCGATGGGGCGCTCTGCGGGTGACCGACTCCGTCGAGGGGTTCCGAAGGATCGCCCACGACGGCGCCCGCGTCCTGAGCGTCGAATCCCTCGAACTGCCGACCCAGAGTTTCGACACGCTGGGAATCCACCTGTCGCTTCCCGAGGCGGACGATCCTGAAGAGAGCATGCGGCGCGCAGCCGAGCTTCACGGACTCGAGCATGCGCTGATGGCGGTCGCCCCGCTTCTCGCGGGGTGCGATCGAGAGGATCTTGGGAGCACGTGGTACGCCCTGTTCCCCGAAACGCTCGCACCCGCCCTGTTCGTCTTCGATCGCGCGCCGGGGGGCGTGGGCCTGTGCGAGAGCCTCTGGAGCCGCCGAGGCGACTGGGCCTCCGCGGCACGACGGCTCCTGTCCGGTTGCCCTTGTCGGGACGGTTGCCCCGCCTGCCTGCTCAGCCCCCGCTGCCCGAGCGGCAACGAGGTGCTCGACAAGCAGGGCGCCCTGCGGTTGCTTGCCGAACTGCTGGAGCCCTCCGCTTAG
- the tatC gene encoding twin-arginine translocase subunit TatC gives MRLPLKGRTTSTRNSSEDPEEFRATLGEHLEELRDRILRILLIIVAGWVLGWFIEPPLYTALSQLVRDSVPPKLLEAGVYSEAFRNATEPFMLKFKLSFMLGLGITLPFLVMQLWGFVKPGLRPSERKPLALMAPFSVVLFAIGMFFCWLILPSAFQWFFSYIEEFPGTQMIQEPGTMVFFILKMMMAFGIGFQLPLIVFMLGKVGLIGPDTLVQYWRQATALIFFAAAILTPSQDAFSMLMMAVPLSLLFILSVMAVRFTTRNSGSSSPELDDLD, from the coding sequence ATGCGCCTCCCGCTAAAGGGCCGAACCACCTCCACGCGAAACTCTTCCGAGGACCCGGAAGAGTTTCGCGCTACTTTGGGCGAACACCTCGAAGAGCTTCGCGACCGCATCCTCCGCATTCTCCTCATCATCGTCGCGGGATGGGTGCTGGGCTGGTTCATCGAGCCTCCCCTCTACACCGCCCTGTCGCAACTCGTCCGCGACTCCGTTCCCCCCAAACTGCTCGAAGCCGGCGTCTACTCCGAGGCCTTTCGGAACGCGACCGAGCCCTTCATGCTCAAGTTCAAGCTCTCGTTCATGCTGGGCTTGGGCATCACGCTGCCCTTCCTCGTGATGCAGTTGTGGGGGTTCGTCAAACCCGGCCTCCGGCCGTCCGAGAGGAAACCGCTCGCCCTGATGGCGCCGTTCAGCGTGGTGCTGTTCGCGATCGGGATGTTCTTCTGCTGGCTGATTCTGCCGAGCGCGTTCCAGTGGTTCTTCAGCTACATCGAGGAGTTTCCCGGCACGCAGATGATCCAGGAGCCGGGCACGATGGTGTTCTTCATCCTCAAGATGATGATGGCGTTCGGGATCGGTTTCCAGCTCCCCCTGATCGTCTTCATGCTCGGCAAGGTCGGCCTGATCGGGCCCGATACGCTGGTGCAGTACTGGCGCCAGGCCACGGCCCTGATCTTCTTCGCCGCGGCCATCCTCACGCCCTCGCAAGACGCCTTCAGCATGTTGATGATGGCCGTGCCGCTGTCGCTCCTCTTCATCCTCAGCGTCATGGCCGTGCGCTTCACGACCCGCAACTCGGGGAGCAGCTCCCCCGAACTCGACGACCTCGACTGA
- the pcrA gene encoding DNA helicase PcrA codes for MSPTLPELDSLNPQQREAVEHASGPLLIFAGAGSGKTRVVTTRIARLLAEGMSPSRILAVTFTNKAAREMRERVEKLAGSRASGMWMGTFHSVCARLLRIDGRSIGLNPQFTIYDDADQMSLIRDILKKRDLDDKHVQPRALLSEISNAKEKLWSPEKHAEQAAGFFEKIASDVYKEYNRLLEKASALDFDDLLLYTVRLLEQRPDVLEKYQDRFLHVLVDEYQDVNHAQYQIVKLLAGRHRNVVVVGDDDQSIYAWRGADVSLILKFGSDYPDAKVVKLEQNYRSTKTILEAAHEVIKHNRSRADKQLWTDNDAGAPITLSGAGTEQDEAMAVAERVLADTRAGRRSYREFAVLYRTNAQSRVLEEAFLMLRVPHVLVGGQRFYERKEIKDMVAYLRLALNEADDVSVRRVLNTPPRGIGATTMQQIVAWAAARSSPLWHALVDQELQSTLPKKAAGGVRAFVSAIEEARSGAQSGPVTPLLRHLMNASGMIEALKLERSDDAVARLENLQELLTVTTQYDATTEEPSLGGFLESVALVSDVDALDGHGGDAVTLMTLHSAKGLEFPVVFLTGLEEGVFPHSRSMASDRELEEERRLCYVGMTRAMEELHLLYAHRRTVFGTPAFNRRSRFLEDLPMERVVESGGFGPRSPDIRRVESDRTGRYRTSEPSRAAVEAPRKLKGPDWKPPFEVGQRVRHGKFGIGVVIACNPVTNDAEVTVAFPGVVGVKRLVQSLAKLEAV; via the coding sequence GTGAGCCCCACGCTTCCCGAACTCGACTCCCTGAACCCCCAGCAGCGCGAAGCCGTGGAGCACGCTTCGGGCCCGTTGCTGATCTTCGCCGGGGCCGGCTCCGGGAAGACGCGGGTGGTCACCACGCGCATCGCCCGCCTGCTTGCCGAAGGGATGTCGCCCTCGCGAATCCTCGCGGTCACCTTTACGAACAAGGCGGCGCGGGAGATGCGGGAGCGCGTGGAGAAACTCGCCGGGTCGAGGGCCTCGGGCATGTGGATGGGGACGTTCCACTCGGTGTGCGCGCGCCTGCTCCGCATCGACGGCCGCTCGATCGGGCTCAATCCGCAGTTCACGATCTACGACGACGCCGACCAGATGTCCCTGATCCGCGACATCCTCAAGAAGCGCGACCTGGACGACAAGCACGTCCAGCCTCGGGCGCTTCTTTCGGAGATCAGCAACGCCAAGGAGAAGCTGTGGTCGCCGGAGAAGCACGCCGAGCAGGCCGCGGGGTTCTTCGAGAAGATCGCTTCCGACGTGTACAAGGAGTACAACCGCCTGCTCGAGAAGGCGAGCGCGCTGGACTTCGACGATCTGCTGCTCTACACCGTGCGGCTGCTCGAGCAGCGCCCCGACGTGCTGGAGAAGTATCAGGACCGGTTCCTCCACGTGCTGGTGGACGAGTACCAGGACGTGAACCACGCGCAGTACCAGATCGTGAAGCTGCTGGCGGGCCGGCACCGCAACGTGGTCGTGGTGGGCGACGACGACCAATCGATCTATGCGTGGCGCGGCGCCGACGTCTCCCTGATCCTCAAGTTCGGCTCGGACTATCCGGACGCGAAGGTCGTGAAGCTCGAGCAGAACTACCGCTCCACGAAGACGATCCTCGAGGCAGCGCACGAGGTGATCAAGCACAACCGGTCGCGCGCGGACAAGCAGCTTTGGACCGACAACGACGCCGGCGCGCCGATCACGCTCTCGGGAGCGGGCACCGAGCAGGACGAGGCGATGGCCGTCGCCGAGCGGGTTCTGGCGGACACCCGTGCGGGCCGCCGCAGCTACCGAGAGTTCGCGGTGCTGTACCGCACCAACGCGCAAAGCCGCGTCCTGGAGGAGGCCTTCCTCATGTTGCGCGTACCGCACGTGTTGGTGGGCGGTCAGCGGTTCTACGAGCGCAAGGAGATCAAGGACATGGTCGCCTACCTGCGCCTGGCGCTGAACGAGGCCGACGACGTGTCGGTGCGCCGCGTGCTGAACACGCCACCGCGCGGCATCGGCGCGACCACCATGCAGCAGATCGTAGCGTGGGCCGCGGCGCGATCGTCGCCGCTCTGGCACGCGCTCGTCGACCAGGAGCTGCAATCGACGCTTCCCAAGAAGGCGGCGGGAGGGGTGCGCGCGTTCGTTTCGGCCATCGAGGAGGCGCGCTCGGGAGCCCAGTCGGGACCAGTCACGCCGCTCCTGAGGCACCTGATGAACGCCTCGGGCATGATCGAGGCGCTGAAGCTGGAGCGCTCGGACGACGCCGTGGCAAGGCTCGAGAACCTGCAGGAGCTGCTCACGGTCACTACCCAGTACGACGCCACCACGGAGGAGCCGTCGCTGGGCGGCTTCTTGGAGAGCGTTGCGCTCGTGTCCGACGTCGACGCGCTCGACGGCCACGGGGGGGACGCGGTCACGCTCATGACGCTCCACAGCGCGAAGGGGCTCGAGTTCCCGGTGGTGTTTCTCACCGGATTGGAGGAGGGGGTGTTCCCGCACTCCCGCTCGATGGCATCCGATCGCGAACTCGAAGAGGAGCGGCGGCTGTGCTACGTGGGCATGACCCGCGCGATGGAGGAGCTGCATCTACTCTACGCGCACCGGCGCACGGTGTTCGGCACGCCCGCGTTCAACCGCCGCTCTCGGTTCTTGGAGGATTTGCCGATGGAGCGGGTGGTGGAGTCCGGCGGGTTCGGGCCCCGCAGCCCCGATATCCGGCGCGTCGAGTCGGACCGCACCGGCCGCTATCGGACCAGCGAACCGTCGCGCGCCGCGGTCGAGGCGCCGCGCAAGCTGAAGGGCCCGGACTGGAAGCCCCCGTTCGAGGTGGGGCAGCGCGTGCGGCACGGCAAGTTCGGCATCGGCGTGGTGATCGCGTGCAATCCCGTCACGAACGACGCCGAGGTCACGGTCGCCTTTCCCGGTGTCGTGGGAGTGAAGCGCCTCGTGCAGAGTCTGGCGAAGTTGGAGGCCGTGTGA